A region of the Myxococcus stipitatus DSM 14675 genome:
GATGCGGTCCGAGTGCACTGCCCGCGAGCGCGTCAGCGCCCCCACCAGCACCGCGCACACCAGCGCGAAGGCGAACGCCAGCCCCACCCACAGGATGGGTGAGCGGCGAGAGGGAGGAGGAGCGGCTTCCGCGGACGAAGTCATGCCCCCACCCTACCGTCAGCGGGGGCCCCCGTGCGGAAGACTTCGCGCGAGCCTAAAGCGCGCGGAATAGCGGCACGGGCTGTTGCTTACCCTTCAGGCGGACCGGCGGCAGGTCCTCGAAGGCCGTCTCGTTGGCGTCCACCAGCTCCCGGGTGCGCTCGCCCACCAGGATTTCCCCCGGCCCCGCGAGGGCACACAGCCGCGCGGCCACGTTCACCGCGTCGCCGATACACGTGTACTCGGAGCGCACCGTGCTGCCGATGTTGCCCGCCACCACCACGCCCGAGTTGATGCCCACGCCCAGCTCCAGCACCAGCGGGTGGCCCTCGCGCCCGTTGGCGGCCCACTCCGCCTCCGCCTCCACGCGCAGGTCCGTCATGGCGTTCATCATCATCTTCGCGCACTGCAGCGCGCACAGCGCATCATCCGAGCGCGCCACCGGCGCACCGAACACCGCCATCAGCCCATCGCCGAGGAATTTGTCCAGCGTGCCGCCGCACGTCAGTACCGCGTCCGACAGCCGGCCCAGCACCTGGTTGAGCACGCCGACGACCTGCTCGGGAGGGAGGCTCTCCGCCAGCCCCGTGAAGTTGCGGATGTCCGCGAACAGCAGTGTCACCTCGCGCTTCTCACCGGTGAGCACCACCGCGTCCGCGCTCTTGAGGATTTCATCCACCACCGCGGCGGACGTGTAGCGCGCGAACAGCTTGCGCATGCGCTCCGTCTCGCCCGTGCGCCGCACCACGCTCTCGATGCGCGCGGCCAGCTCGTCCATGGACGCGGACTTGTTGACGTAGTCGTCGGCGCCGGCGCGCAGGCCGCGCACGCGCTCCGCCTCCCGGTCATTCGCGGTGAGGATGATGACGGGCAGACCCCGCGTGGGGCCCTCCTTCAGCCGGCGGCACAGCTCCACGCCGTCCAGGCCCGGCATCTCCAGGTCGCTCAGGACGATGGCGGGCTGAAGCCGGCTCATGCCCTCCAGCGCCTCGAACGGGTCCTGGAAGCACAGGACCTCGTAGCCCAGGCTCACCAGGCCCTCCTGCACGAAGGCACACGCCAGCGGGCTGTCATCCACCACCACCACGCGGCGGCGGCCGTCGATGAAGGGGCGCGGATTCTCCTGCCGCCCGGCGATGCGGTTCTGCAGGCCCAGCGCCTCGTAGATCTGCTTGTAGGTGCAGTGCCCCAGCTCCACGAGGATTTCCCCCAGCCGGCGGCCATCGCGGCGCTGCCGGGCCAGGGCCTCGTCGAGCTGCGCGAGCGTCACGTACTTGAGCCCCACCAGGAGCTCCCCCAGCGCGGGCTGCGCGGGGCCCTTGTCGTGGTGCAGGCCCAGGGCCTCGCCCAGCGCGTCCTGAATCTGCTCCCGGGTGACGTAGCCCAGCGAGATGAGGGCCTCTCCCACCCGCTGGCCCGTCAGCGCCTGCAGCGCCAGCGCCTCCTGCACCTGCGAGGGAGTGACCAGGCCCAGCTTGAGCAGAAGGTCACCGAAGAGGGGGCTGGATGCGCTCATGTAGGCGGCCTCTGCGTCCGGAAGGGCTGTGGACTCCCGCAGCGTATCCCACCTCCCCGCGCTCCGGGAGGACTCCGGGCCCTCCGACAACACCCCAAGCCGGGAACTCCTCGCAGCAATCCCAGCAAGGTGCGCAATCCTGCGCCCAGGGGGCACCCAGGGGGTCGGCTCCGGACGCGCGGCCGCTCAGGCCTGCGGCACACCGGTCAACGGCAGCTCCACCGTGAAGGTGGACCCTCGGCCCGGCTCGCTCTCCACGCGGATGCTGCCGCCGTGGGCCTCGACGATGCGCTTGGTGATCCAGAGCCCCAGCCCCAGGCCCTTGAAGTGCTGCGCGGACTCGGTGCGCTCGAAGCGCTCGAAGATGCGCTCCTGGTCCTCGGGCGCCACGCCAATCCCCTCGTCGCGCACCAGCAGCGCCGCCCCCACCGAGCGCGGCTCCACCTGCACCGTCACCGGACGACCCGCCCCGTACTTCGCCGCGTTGGACAGCAGGTTCACCAGCACCTGCTCCAGCCGCAGCCGGTCCCAGTGGCCCACGACCTCCGCGTCCGCGAGCAGCCGCACCTCGCTGCCCGCGCGCACCAGCTCCTCGGACATGCGCGACACCAGCTCGCGAGTCAGCGAGGCCAGGTCCACGTCCTCTCGATTCAAGCTCAGTCGCCCCGCGCTGATGCGCGACACGTCCAGCAGGTCGTCGATGAGCAACCCCAGCCGCTGGCCCGCGCGAGCCGCCTTCTCCGCGCGCTCGGCCAACCCGCTGGCGGACATCGCATCCTTCGCCATGCGCGCCAGCAGGTGAATCTGCAGCTGCAGCGCGTTGAGCGGCGACTTGAGCTCGTGCCCCGCGACGGACAGCAGCTCATCGCGCGCCTTCACCGCCTGCGTCGCCGCGCCATACAGCCGCGCATCCTCGATGGCCAACGCCGCCCGCGCCGCCAGGCTCTCCAGGAGCGCGCGCTCCTCCGCCGTGTACTCGCGTCCCCGCGCCTCGCGGATGACGCCCAGCGTGCCCAGCACCCGTCCTCGCGCACCCAGCGGAACGATGATGAGGCTCTGCGGCCCGTACTGCTCCAGGAACGAAATCCCCTCGGGCGAGCGGTCCCCGAGCAGTTCCTCCGCGCTCAATCGAGGAACGAAGAGCGTCTGCCCCGTCGCCACCACCCGGCCCGACAGACCCTCGCCCACCCGCGCCGGATTCATCCGCAGCGACGACTCCAGCACCCCGCGCGCCGCCGGGTCCGGATGGTGCGCCGCCACCAGCTCCAGCTGCTCCCGGTCCTCGGCCAGCAGCTGCAACACACACCCGCCGCCCAGCGCCTCGGACACCTTGCGCGCCAGCACGTCCAGCACCGTGGGCAGGTCCAACCCCGCCTCGGCGATGAGCTGGCTGACCTGCACCAGCACATGCAACCGCGCGGCGCTGCGCCGGCTCTCCTCCTCCGCGGCCCGCGCCGCGCGGAACAGCCGCGCATTGTCCATGGCCAGCGCCGCGCGCCGCGCCAGCTCCTCCGCCAGCGACAAGTCCTCCACGCCAAAGGGCGGCCGCTCCGCATCCCGCACGAAGGTGAGCGCCCCCAGCGTGCGCTGCCTCGCCACCAGCGGCGTGATGATGAGCGTGCTGTCCCCCCACACCGGCAGGATGCCCCCTTCGCCCGGCGTCATCCGAGTCCGGCGCCGCTCCATGCGGGGCTGCCCGCTCGACAACACGCGCGTCAGCGGCGACGGCGTCCCCTGCTCCGCCGGGAAGCTCGTCAGCTCCAGCACCCGCTCCGCCTTCTCCGGGTCCGCGTGCAGCACCGCCAGCCGCCGCACCACGCCCTCCTCGTAGGAGTCCACCGCGCACCCATCCGCGAAGTGCCCCAGCGCCAGCCGAGCCACCCCGGACACCGTCTCCTCCCACCCCAGCGAGCCCGACACCAACGCGCTCGCATCCGCCAGCAGGCTCAGCCGAGCCCCCAGCGCCTCCGCCTCCAGCCGCGCGGTGTGCTCCCGCTCATAGAGCCGCGCGCGCTCCAGCGCCTGCCCGCACTGCCGCGACAGCCCGACGATGGAGGCCCGCTCCAGCGCGGAGAAGCCCGTCTCCCGCTCGAAGCCGAAGGCCAGCGTGCCGAACGCGCGCCCCTCGACGAACAACGGCAGCAGCGCCAGCGCCCGCAGCGGCCCACCCGCCAGGGCCTCCGCGAGCTTCGCCGAGCGCGCCCGCACCGCCGCCCGCGACTCCAACCACACCGGCGCCTCCGCCCGCGCGGCGCCCCCCTGCCCCACGCGAGACAAGGCCCGCAACGGCTCCAGCACGCCCTCCGCCACCCCCACCGAGGCGATGCGCTCCGCCGCCGCGCCTCCCTCCCCCGTCAGGTGCACCATGCCCGCCACCGCGCCCACCGCGGGAAGGCCCAGGTCCAACACCACCTGCGCCACCGCCTCGCGCGTGAGCGTCTGGCCAAACGCCTCCGTCACCGCCTGGAAGCGTCCCAGCCGCGACACCTCCGCCCGCCCCACCTCCGCGCGCGCTCGGACACTCGCCTGCTCACGCTCCAACACCAGCCCCGCCAGGCGCGCATGCAGGCCGAAGCGCTGGAGGGCCTCCTCCTGCGGCACCCACCCCTCGCGCTGGATGCCACACAGCACACCGACGACGCCCTCGCCCACGGAGGACGTGAGCGGCAGCGACACCAGGGACACCGCGCCCATCCGAGCCCGAGCCTCCTGCGTCTCCGCCAGGAGCGAGTCCCGCTCCAGGTCCACCGTCACATACGGCAGCAGCGCCCCGTCGATGTCCCGAGCCCCCTCCAGCAACCGCTCGCCACACGCGTGCGTGGCGTCCTCCGGCAGGCCCGGCGTGGTGAGCACCCGAGGGACACTTTCGTCCTCTCGCCAACACATGAAGGCGCCGGACGCACCGAGTGCCGAGGCCGCCTCGCGCAGCAGCGCCTCCAGCACCGCCCGCACGGACGGCGCCACGGTCAGCCGCTCCAGGGTCCGCGCCATGCGGTCCGCCGCGGCCGCCAGGTTGCTCTCGGGCACCTTCATGCCCACACGTCCCCCCGGCCCCGAAGGCCCTACCGCGAAGCCGTGAGTGTCCCATGTCCAGTGGACCCGCGAAACCCGAAGGTACCTGTCCTCAGGTACAAGGCCGCGCGGCTTTCAGTGAGCGAACACATTGAAGAACGCGAAGAAAATCTCCAGGACGATGAGCAGGATGATGACCGCCTCCAGCGTGTGGGAGCGGTCGATGTCCACGTCGCCCTTGAGCAGCCCATACGTCTGCGCCAGCAGCTGCTGCTTGCGCGTGACGGAGCCCTGCCACGCGGAGATGCGCATGCGCTTCACCGCGCCCTCGTAGACCTTGGCCAGGTAGAAGTCGCCAATGATTTTCAGGCTGTTGTCCACCCGCTCGATGAACTCGTTGAGGTCCACCAGCGTGGTGAGCGTCTGCCGCGTCAGCGTGCGATAGGGGCTGCGGAACAGCCGCGTCCACTCGTGGCGCTTGGCCTGGACCTCCTCGTGGATGCGCGCGATGTGCTCGTCCAGCTTCTCGTCGTAGTAGCGGAACTCCAACAGCTGCGCGTTGGCGATTTCGAGCAGGTCCGGGATGTCGCCTGAGCCCGACGGCTCGTAGACGAACGCGCTGTTCCAGTCGATGACCACCAGGTCGTTGACGGTGTAGCTGAAGCGCACCTGCGTGACGGCCTCGCTCTCCCGGCGAGACAGCGGCGTCTGTCCGTTCTCCCCCAACAAGAGCCGCGCCAGGTCCGCCTCCTGGAGCACCTCCTCCGCGGAGGGCTGGCCGCGGATGCTCTCCGCGAAGAGGACGGTGTAGCTCTCGCTCTGGTCCCACAGGTGGGGCTCCTGCACCGCTGGAGCAATCGTGCGCCGCACCCCCTCCACCAGCTCCAGCGCCAGGTCCTCCAACGCCTGGCTGTCATAGAGCTCGTCCGCGACCAGGGTGAGCTCCTCCAGCGTCGTGCCCGGCACCACCGGGACGCGCAGGATGATGGACGCGGCCCCATGGTCAAACAGGCGCGCGGTGGCATCCACCGTGACAGGCCCCCCTCCGAGCGCCAGCGGGCGCCGCCCCAGCTCATACGCCACCGGCGGATTGGGCAGCTGGATGTACTGGCTGTTCTCCCGCGACAGCTTGAGGCGGCGGGTGTCCTCCGACACGGCCCTGCGCGCCCGCTCGAGGTTGATCTCCTCCGCGATGTCGAACGTCCGATAGCAGAGGATGTGCGCCTTCTCGAAGACCAGGGGGGACGCGGCGGACATGGTCTCCCCAGCCTAGCCCGTGCCCCTCCCCTG
Encoded here:
- a CDS encoding adenylate/guanylate cyclase domain-containing protein; translation: MSASSPLFGDLLLKLGLVTPSQVQEALALQALTGQRVGEALISLGYVTREQIQDALGEALGLHHDKGPAQPALGELLVGLKYVTLAQLDEALARQRRDGRRLGEILVELGHCTYKQIYEALGLQNRIAGRQENPRPFIDGRRRVVVVDDSPLACAFVQEGLVSLGYEVLCFQDPFEALEGMSRLQPAIVLSDLEMPGLDGVELCRRLKEGPTRGLPVIILTANDREAERVRGLRAGADDYVNKSASMDELAARIESVVRRTGETERMRKLFARYTSAAVVDEILKSADAVVLTGEKREVTLLFADIRNFTGLAESLPPEQVVGVLNQVLGRLSDAVLTCGGTLDKFLGDGLMAVFGAPVARSDDALCALQCAKMMMNAMTDLRVEAEAEWAANGREGHPLVLELGVGINSGVVVAGNIGSTVRSEYTCIGDAVNVAARLCALAGPGEILVGERTRELVDANETAFEDLPPVRLKGKQQPVPLFRAL
- a CDS encoding GAF domain-containing protein produces the protein MKVPESNLAAAADRMARTLERLTVAPSVRAVLEALLREAASALGASGAFMCWREDESVPRVLTTPGLPEDATHACGERLLEGARDIDGALLPYVTVDLERDSLLAETQEARARMGAVSLVSLPLTSSVGEGVVGVLCGIQREGWVPQEEALQRFGLHARLAGLVLEREQASVRARAEVGRAEVSRLGRFQAVTEAFGQTLTREAVAQVVLDLGLPAVGAVAGMVHLTGEGGAAAERIASVGVAEGVLEPLRALSRVGQGGAARAEAPVWLESRAAVRARSAKLAEALAGGPLRALALLPLFVEGRAFGTLAFGFERETGFSALERASIVGLSRQCGQALERARLYEREHTARLEAEALGARLSLLADASALVSGSLGWEETVSGVARLALGHFADGCAVDSYEEGVVRRLAVLHADPEKAERVLELTSFPAEQGTPSPLTRVLSSGQPRMERRRTRMTPGEGGILPVWGDSTLIITPLVARQRTLGALTFVRDAERPPFGVEDLSLAEELARRAALAMDNARLFRAARAAEEESRRSAARLHVLVQVSQLIAEAGLDLPTVLDVLARKVSEALGGGCVLQLLAEDREQLELVAAHHPDPAARGVLESSLRMNPARVGEGLSGRVVATGQTLFVPRLSAEELLGDRSPEGISFLEQYGPQSLIIVPLGARGRVLGTLGVIREARGREYTAEERALLESLAARAALAIEDARLYGAATQAVKARDELLSVAGHELKSPLNALQLQIHLLARMAKDAMSASGLAERAEKAARAGQRLGLLIDDLLDVSRISAGRLSLNREDVDLASLTRELVSRMSEELVRAGSEVRLLADAEVVGHWDRLRLEQVLVNLLSNAAKYGAGRPVTVQVEPRSVGAALLVRDEGIGVAPEDQERIFERFERTESAQHFKGLGLGLWITKRIVEAHGGSIRVESEPGRGSTFTVELPLTGVPQA